A section of the Chryseobacterium scophthalmum genome encodes:
- the tssD gene encoding type VI secretion system tube protein TssD produces the protein MAANSRGILKFNGSEGQKLLKLNYSVSRSTDVSGRVASDPSNALIKLTIEATEKSDILESLLNGKYKPTSGEITFNKSHEEGTLITLNWENGYVIQHEVDFDAVDENSMLISFIVSAEKINYGNSAYEGIWPTA, from the coding sequence ATGGCAGCAAATTCAAGAGGAATCTTAAAATTCAACGGCAGCGAAGGTCAAAAATTATTAAAACTGAACTACAGCGTTTCAAGATCTACAGATGTTTCAGGTAGAGTAGCATCAGATCCTTCAAATGCATTGATCAAATTAACAATCGAGGCAACAGAAAAGTCTGACATCCTTGAATCATTGTTAAACGGAAAATACAAGCCAACTTCAGGCGAAATCACTTTCAACAAATCTCACGAAGAAGGAACTTTGATTACTTTAAACTGGGAAAACGGTTATGTAATTCAACACGAAGTAGACTTCGACGCAGTAGACGAAAACTCAATGTTAATCAGCTTTATCGTAAGTGCTGAGAAAATCAACTATGGTAACTCTGCTTACGAAGGAATTTGGCCGACTGCATAG
- a CDS encoding cytochrome C551 encodes MKKLMLFAFGIGLVAASCGSKEPQMSSENKDSMNITADTSASKDSMPMKSPDTVKMPVDTVTAPVK; translated from the coding sequence ATGAAAAAGTTAATGTTATTTGCCTTCGGAATAGGCTTAGTTGCGGCAAGTTGCGGATCAAAAGAACCGCAAATGTCTTCAGAAAACAAAGATTCGATGAATATAACTGCAGATACGTCTGCAAGCAAAGACTCGATGCCGATGAAAAGTCCGGATACAGTGAAAATGCCTGTAGATACAGTTACAGCACCAGTAAAATAA
- the tssD gene encoding type VI secretion system tube protein TssD, translating into MADNSRGILKFNGSEGQKLLKLNYSVSRSTDVSGRVASDPSNAIIKLTIEATEKSEILESLLNGKYKPTTGEITFNKSHEEGTLITLNWENGYVIQHEVDFDAIDQNSMLISFVVSAEKINYGGAEYAGVWPGA; encoded by the coding sequence ATGGCAGACAATTCAAGAGGAATCTTAAAATTCAACGGAAGCGAAGGACAAAAATTACTAAAGCTTAATTACAGCGTATCGAGATCTACAGACGTTTCAGGACGTGTAGCATCAGATCCTTCCAACGCAATTATTAAATTGACGATTGAGGCAACAGAGAAATCTGAAATTCTTGAAAGTTTGCTTAATGGCAAGTATAAACCGACTACAGGTGAAATTACTTTCAATAAATCTCACGAAGAAGGTACTTTGATTACCCTAAACTGGGAAAACGGATACGTTATTCAGCACGAAGTAGATTTTGATGCAATAGACCAAAACTCTATGTTAATCAGCTTTGTAGTAAGCGCAGAAAAAATCAATTACGGAGGAGCTGAATACGCAGGTGTTTGGCCGGGAGCTTAA
- a CDS encoding ankyrin repeat domain-containing protein, protein MKKIIFLIFFTMTLFSCQDTRSRKTQNKEQYPPQKLFEGTQLQAAQKIFDEDNSGLESVLKDNPQNINQLSDTKGYTLLMYASIVENLPAMEILLKNGADPNLVVPNEGLGLPLSHAVALNNYEMVKLLFKYKANPNPELGNSPLCSAMFLGNEQTERKMIDFLLEHGADINHTSYLGENIMEAAARNDFETAEYFLEKGGNPKIKGMELSPMAKYIEHEKKEQAKNQNPKAAVYRENLSKISKVLQDKYNITFPIKDDPKAEAKLRMDLYEKLSEKDKKSVNFNKNYGENRYKEDQKLLSQ, encoded by the coding sequence ATGAAAAAAATAATCTTTTTAATCTTTTTTACCATGACCTTATTTTCCTGTCAGGATACAAGATCCCGAAAAACTCAAAATAAAGAGCAATATCCTCCTCAAAAATTATTTGAAGGAACACAATTACAGGCTGCACAAAAAATTTTTGATGAAGATAATTCAGGATTAGAAAGTGTTTTAAAAGATAACCCACAAAACATCAATCAGTTGAGTGATACTAAAGGATATACTTTACTAATGTATGCTTCTATTGTAGAAAATCTTCCTGCAATGGAAATTCTCCTTAAAAACGGAGCAGACCCCAATCTGGTAGTTCCTAATGAAGGGCTAGGTTTACCCCTTTCTCATGCAGTTGCCTTAAATAATTATGAAATGGTAAAACTTTTATTTAAATATAAAGCTAATCCAAATCCTGAATTAGGGAACAGTCCGCTTTGCAGTGCAATGTTCTTAGGAAACGAACAAACCGAAAGAAAAATGATCGATTTTTTGCTGGAACATGGTGCAGATATTAATCATACTTCTTATTTGGGTGAAAATATTATGGAAGCAGCAGCACGAAATGATTTTGAAACAGCTGAATATTTTTTAGAAAAAGGAGGAAACCCTAAAATAAAAGGAATGGAGCTTTCTCCAATGGCAAAATATATTGAGCATGAAAAAAAAGAACAAGCTAAAAATCAAAATCCTAAAGCAGCTGTTTATCGTGAAAATCTATCGAAAATCTCCAAAGTACTTCAGGATAAATATAATATTACATTTCCTATAAAAGACGATCCAAAGGCAGAAGCAAAACTAAGAATGGACCTGTATGAAAAGCTGAGTGAAAAAGACAAAAAATCTGTGAATTTTAATAAAAATTATGGTGAAAACAGATATAAAGAAGACCAGAAACTTTTGTCTCAATAA
- a CDS encoding type VI secretion system Vgr family protein: MNTSEKNGGSVFRPSQNAAGISENHHTGINRLVKLSLVIEGKVIKYYKHFKLTQSSQKHHDFTLTLAHDTLGDRQTHTLEEANKFLGKRLTAVISYKDIENSPERTFVGVITGVGFSQEKMSLGNIVLSGYSPTILLDGAPHIQSFGGNQAVNMGIIAEEVIKQGLDKSRFDIRIDTNDYSQIIYSSQYDETHYNYLARMAEAYGEQFYYDGEVLHFGKLPPQNKPIKLTYGSSANDIKVELKAVHTKPQFYGYNSNKNEVLKSGSTPIQHVGDLAKTAYQHNDAIYKTPSLRVAPIKATTHLDVEYSQKSTSGSEAVNVFNLSGSTTVPFLHPGCSVDIEMRKVDTNETSYFTRIMITETTHEIDTIGHYTGSFAGIASDTGFLPKPEFTVPTAQPQIATVISNADPEGQGRVQVRFDWQTNDTTHFIRMMSPDAGGTDQITQNRGYVAIPEVGDQVMVNFVHNHPDRPFVMGGMFHGGTALGGFADNRVKSIMTRSGHKVVFTEDESIIITDKSGNEIHLDTTGSNINITAPETMTLNCKNMFINVSENMTTSVGMDQSDTIGMNRTQSIGLNATQSVGAMKMTSVIGDTSMFITGKLTEMIEGDVHSETMKERNEVSEGKITTQSTGTNEQHSEKIVQNNSGEKSNNY; the protein is encoded by the coding sequence ATGAATACCTCAGAAAAAAACGGAGGTTCCGTTTTCCGCCCGTCTCAGAATGCGGCAGGAATTTCAGAGAATCATCATACCGGAATTAACCGATTGGTAAAATTATCTTTGGTCATTGAAGGTAAGGTGATCAAATATTACAAGCATTTTAAGCTTACCCAAAGCTCACAAAAGCATCACGACTTTACGCTGACTTTAGCGCATGATACTTTAGGCGACCGCCAAACCCATACTTTAGAAGAAGCAAATAAATTTTTAGGCAAAAGATTAACGGCTGTCATTTCTTATAAAGACATCGAAAACAGTCCGGAACGAACTTTTGTAGGTGTTATCACTGGAGTTGGTTTCAGTCAGGAAAAGATGAGTCTTGGAAATATTGTTTTGTCAGGTTACAGTCCTACCATTCTATTGGATGGAGCTCCTCATATTCAAAGCTTTGGTGGAAATCAGGCTGTCAATATGGGAATCATTGCTGAAGAAGTGATAAAACAGGGTTTAGATAAAAGCCGTTTTGATATCAGAATTGATACAAATGATTATTCTCAAATCATTTACAGCAGTCAGTATGATGAAACACATTATAATTATCTGGCAAGAATGGCAGAAGCTTATGGCGAACAGTTTTACTATGACGGAGAAGTTCTGCACTTTGGAAAACTTCCACCACAAAATAAACCCATCAAATTAACTTACGGAAGCAGTGCCAATGACATAAAAGTTGAATTAAAAGCGGTTCATACCAAACCACAATTTTACGGTTACAACAGCAATAAAAATGAAGTTTTGAAGTCTGGTTCAACACCGATTCAGCACGTTGGAGATTTAGCAAAAACAGCTTATCAGCACAATGATGCTATTTATAAAACACCATCATTACGGGTTGCTCCAATAAAAGCAACCACTCATTTAGATGTTGAATATTCACAAAAAAGTACTTCTGGAAGCGAGGCAGTCAATGTTTTCAATCTTTCAGGTTCTACAACCGTTCCTTTTTTACATCCTGGTTGCAGCGTAGATATTGAAATGCGAAAAGTTGATACGAATGAAACTTCGTATTTCACAAGAATCATGATTACAGAAACAACTCATGAAATTGATACCATCGGTCATTACACCGGAAGTTTTGCAGGAATTGCATCCGATACAGGCTTTCTACCCAAACCAGAATTTACAGTTCCTACTGCACAACCACAAATTGCAACGGTCATTTCAAACGCCGATCCTGAAGGACAAGGAAGAGTTCAGGTAAGATTTGATTGGCAAACGAACGACACGACTCATTTCATTAGAATGATGAGTCCGGATGCGGGAGGAACTGATCAAATTACCCAAAACCGAGGGTATGTAGCCATTCCCGAAGTTGGCGATCAGGTAATGGTGAATTTTGTACACAATCATCCCGACCGACCTTTCGTAATGGGCGGAATGTTTCATGGGGGAACAGCTTTGGGAGGATTTGCAGACAACCGTGTAAAATCTATCATGACCCGAAGTGGACATAAAGTGGTTTTCACAGAAGATGAAAGTATTATTATTACTGATAAATCGGGTAATGAAATTCATCTTGATACAACGGGAAGTAATATTAATATCACCGCTCCAGAGACGATGACACTGAATTGTAAGAATATGTTTATTAACGTTTCTGAAAATATGACCACGAGTGTAGGAATGGATCAATCTGATACTATTGGAATGAACAGAACCCAAAGTATAGGATTAAACGCTACCCAAAGCGTGGGAGCTATGAAAATGACTTCTGTAATTGGAGATACAAGTATGTTTATTACAGGAAAATTGACGGAAATGATTGAGGGAGATGTACATAGTGAGACCATGAAAGAGAGAAACGAAGTTAGCGAAGGAAAAATAACTACACAAAGTACAGGCACTAATGAGCAGCACTCCGAAAAAATTGTTCAGAATAATAGCGGTGAGAAAAGTAATAATTATTAA
- a CDS encoding PAAR-like protein, which translates to MSQLYIAQETPLMCTSGRRLIGIGVSSQSSVYLKNGSKLMATEDDRFKDNFICPQMMIAGAVAGVGIAAAFGGGLFVLAAAAWAGSALIDDCLNICSFLTKGSDWTNTHQKVRVEGKKPLLQNSTLNCFLGGTVKFHLPTPAQITELSNAAAMAQDSYNDNSDEAAPIGDYTRMNTDDQAVLDEMFGPGTFKPEDFNTNRDNGFYASLYKNNDTGQYFVAFRGSEPKGMQFYHDWFIEDGGQAFGAHTPQIEKTMNLAKKMKEATNGNTSFTGHSLGGGNSAMASYYTGLPAYTFNTRGVHDNTLEFLDEKGAAGSTSNIINYSTSNDILNALQNNREGLLSTLAISRIPGLNKLAIFGGLTGGAPRALGEQNEIFGYIPDNEGMNLKTFGSGHSAYADAVEAMIATINTNVIAVNP; encoded by the coding sequence ATGAGTCAACTGTATATCGCACAAGAAACTCCGCTTATGTGTACCAGCGGAAGACGGCTGATCGGAATAGGAGTCAGTTCTCAGTCGAGCGTTTATCTTAAAAATGGCTCAAAACTGATGGCGACAGAAGACGATCGTTTTAAAGACAATTTTATTTGTCCGCAAATGATGATTGCTGGAGCTGTTGCCGGAGTCGGAATTGCCGCTGCATTTGGTGGCGGATTGTTTGTTTTGGCTGCTGCAGCTTGGGCTGGAAGTGCACTTATCGATGATTGCCTGAATATTTGCTCATTTCTTACCAAAGGAAGCGATTGGACGAATACGCATCAAAAAGTGAGAGTTGAAGGTAAAAAGCCACTTCTTCAAAATTCTACATTAAATTGTTTTTTGGGTGGAACAGTGAAATTTCATCTTCCTACACCAGCTCAGATTACTGAATTGAGCAACGCCGCAGCTATGGCGCAGGATTCTTATAATGATAATTCTGATGAAGCTGCACCAATTGGTGATTATACAAGAATGAATACTGATGATCAGGCGGTGCTGGACGAAATGTTTGGTCCCGGAACTTTTAAACCTGAAGATTTTAATACGAATCGTGATAACGGTTTTTATGCTTCTTTATACAAAAATAATGATACAGGACAATATTTTGTAGCTTTCCGAGGATCGGAACCTAAAGGAATGCAGTTTTATCATGACTGGTTTATAGAAGATGGAGGGCAAGCTTTTGGAGCTCATACTCCGCAGATAGAAAAAACGATGAATCTCGCTAAGAAGATGAAGGAGGCAACCAACGGAAATACTTCTTTCACAGGACATTCTTTGGGTGGTGGAAACAGCGCAATGGCATCTTATTATACAGGATTACCGGCTTATACTTTCAATACAAGAGGAGTACATGACAATACTCTTGAATTTCTGGATGAAAAAGGAGCGGCAGGTTCTACTTCCAATATTATCAATTACAGCACGAGTAATGATATCCTTAATGCACTTCAGAATAACAGAGAAGGTCTTTTATCTACACTTGCCATTTCAAGAATTCCCGGTCTGAATAAACTGGCAATTTTTGGAGGTCTCACAGGTGGTGCTCCTAGAGCATTAGGCGAACAAAACGAAATTTTCGGATACATTCCGGATAATGAAGGAATGAATCTGAAAACATTCGGAAGCGGTCACAGTGCGTATGCAGACGCTGTGGAAGCTATGATTGCAACCATCAATACCAATGTAATTGCAGTAAACCCATAA